In Thermocrinis sp., the genomic window GACCAAAGAACCTGTAGCCAGTGCAAGAAATGTAAGAATAGTCCCCGATGTTAGTGTGGATGAGTTAAACCCTGACGAACTTGATATGGTCATACTTCCAGGTGGGGCTGGAGGAGTGGAAAAGCTAAAGCAGGATCCAAGGGTAGAAAAATTGGTAAAGGCTATGGAACAGAAGGGTAAGTACATATCTGCCATATGCGCCGCACCTACAGCTTTGGTAAAGTTTGGTGTTTTGGAGGGCAAAAGAGCCACCGTATACCCAAGCTTAGTGGAAGAGCTTAAACCTGCCATCTTTGAAGACAAGGCTGTAGTAGAAGACCAAAGAGTAATCACAAGTCAAGGACCGGGTACAGCTTTGGAGTTTGGACTAACGCTTCTGGAAAAGCTGGAGGGCAAGGAAAAGGCAATGGACGTTGCAAAGAGAATGTTAGTTAAGTATAAATGATAGAAGTAAGGGTAAAGCCTGGGGTTGAAGAAAAAATAAGGGGATTTTTCTCGTGGGTCTACAACGCAGAGATACTGGAAATTAAAGGAGAGCCAAAACCTGGGGACTTTGTAAAGGTTTTAGATTCTAAAAAGAAATTTCTGGGTTATGGTTACATAAATCCAAATACAAAGATAGCTGTTAGGCTACTCTCCTTTGAGAAAGGAGAGGAAATAAGCAAGGAGCTAATAAAACGTAGGATCTTATCCGCCCTTGAATACAGAAAGAAGCTAAACATAAACAGCAATGCATACAGGTTGGTCCACTCCGAAGGAGACCTTTTGCCAGGACTGATCGTAGATATGTATGACCAATACGCAGTCATTGAGATTACTACTTACGGTATGTTCAAGATGAAAGATTGGGTATTGGAGGCTTTGGTAGAAATTCTCAAACCAAAGGGTGTGTATCAGAAGGTGAGCGATTATGCTATGAACATAGAAGGTTTTGATGAGGAAGAGAGAATCCTGTATGGGACGGTACCAGAACGTATAAAAATATGGGAAGGAGACTTGGAATTTTACGTAGATGTTATAAAGGGTCAAAAGACTGGGTTCTATCTGGACCAAAGAAGGGCTAGGAAAATGATAAGGGATCTTGTAAAGCCTGGGGATGTCTGTTTGGACGCCTTTTGCCACACGGGAGGTTTTGCCCTTAGTATGATAAAAAAGGGAGCTAAAAGTGTAATAGCAGTGGACATGTCAGAAAGAGCCTTAAGTTTGGGAAAGGAAAACGCAAAACTCAACGGTTTGGAGGGCATTCAGTGGGTTGAGGATAACGCTTTCCACTTTCTCAGAAAACTTTACAGGGAAGGATATAAGTTTGACGTTATTGTCATAGACCCGCCGTCTTTTGCAAGAACAAAAGCCCACGTAGAAAATGCGTTAAGGGGCTACAAGGAGCTCTGCGTTACGGGTCTGAAGCTTGCCAAAGCTGGCGGATATTTTGCCATATACTCATGCTCCTTTCACATTACCAGAGAACATCTTCTTGAAGTTATCTTACAAGCTTCAAGGGATGTTAAAAAACCTTTAAGGATTGTGGGAGAAAGCTTTCAGGATTTGGACCATCCTTGGATACTGCAGATGCCAAACACCCTTTACCTAAAAGGCATTTATTTAGAAGTACTCAGATAGGAAAATTTCTACAGCTTCCTTTGGATTTCCATCAAAGACTATCTGACCATTTTTAAAAAGAATGGCTCTATCACACGCCAGGATGTTGGAAAAACGATGGGCTACGATTATGAAGGTGCTTTCTGGAAAGCTGTCAAAGAGATTTTTTAGCACCACATTTTCCGTGTTTGCGTCTAAAGCAGAAGTAGCTTCATCCAAAAGCAATATTTCAGGCTCCTTAAGAAAGATCCTTGCCAACGCAAGCCTTTGGGCTTCTCCACCAGATAAAAGTCTGTTTTCCTTATCCACCTCTTCATCTAAGCTTTTCACAAAATCACACATGGATAGTTGAAGGGCTTTCCAAAGCTCTTCCTCTTTAGCCTCTGGCTTGGATATAAGCAAGTTTTCTCTAACCGTTCCAGACAGTATAAAGCTCTCTTGAGTTAAGTATGCGATCTTAGACCGTAAAGAGAATAGATCCAATTCTCTTAGTTCCCTGTCATCGTAGAATATGTTGCCCTCGTAAGGTATAAAACCGCACAAAACTCTGAGGACAGTGCTTTTCCCGCTACCAGTGCTACCCATGATT contains:
- a CDS encoding DJ-1 family glyoxalase III, with translation MAKKVAIILAEGFEEVEAVAPIDVLRRGGVEVLIAGLTKEPVASARNVRIVPDVSVDELNPDELDMVILPGGAGGVEKLKQDPRVEKLVKAMEQKGKYISAICAAPTALVKFGVLEGKRATVYPSLVEELKPAIFEDKAVVEDQRVITSQGPGTALEFGLTLLEKLEGKEKAMDVAKRMLVKYK
- a CDS encoding class I SAM-dependent rRNA methyltransferase, which produces MIEVRVKPGVEEKIRGFFSWVYNAEILEIKGEPKPGDFVKVLDSKKKFLGYGYINPNTKIAVRLLSFEKGEEISKELIKRRILSALEYRKKLNINSNAYRLVHSEGDLLPGLIVDMYDQYAVIEITTYGMFKMKDWVLEALVEILKPKGVYQKVSDYAMNIEGFDEEERILYGTVPERIKIWEGDLEFYVDVIKGQKTGFYLDQRRARKMIRDLVKPGDVCLDAFCHTGGFALSMIKKGAKSVIAVDMSERALSLGKENAKLNGLEGIQWVEDNAFHFLRKLYREGYKFDVIVIDPPSFARTKAHVENALRGYKELCVTGLKLAKAGGYFAIYSCSFHITREHLLEVILQASRDVKKPLRIVGESFQDLDHPWILQMPNTLYLKGIYLEVLR